GACGGTGAAGATCGTCAAGCTGGCTATCAGCGAGGCCGGCGAGAAGATCGGCATCACCCTCACACGGAACCGGCGCTGATGGCGCTGCTGCGGGTCGGCGCTTTGCCCGACGAGGCGCTGGCCGCCGCAGCGGAATTCCATGCCGTCGTCCTGCCTCGCGTTCTGGCGGAGCTTCAGGGTGCGAAAACACTGACGCTGGTCTTCGCGCCGGCCGATCATACTCACCGCGCCTGGCGGCTCGCCGCGGTGCAGGGCCTCGCGCGGCAACATGCGCCGGTGCGGGTCAACGCGCTCGCCGGCGATGACGAGGCAGCCATCGGGGCGGCGCTGTCGTACCTCGACAAGGCAGAAGGCGTGACCGGACAATATCTTCTGCTTGATGGAAACGGTGCCGTGGCATTACTATCTCGGCAAGATGACCAATAAGGCGCCCCTCATCGACCAGTTCGCCCGGCGGATTTCCTATCTCCGCCTGTCGGTGACCGATCGTTGCGACCTGCGCTGCGCCTATTGCATGCCCGAGCGGCAGGTGTTCCTGCCCAAGTCCGAAGTGCTGACGCTCGACGAGATGCACGACCTCGCGCTGGGCTTCATCGACCGCGGCATCACCAAACTGCGCCTGACCGGCGGCGAACCGCTGGTGCGCCGCGACGTGATCGACCTGATCCAGGCGCTGGGCCGCAAGGTCGGGGACGGGCTCGACGAACTGACGCTGACGACCAACGGCACGCGGCTGGCGGAGTTCGCCGATCGGCTTGCCGCGTTCGGGGTGCGCCGGATCAACGTCTCGCTCGACACGCTCGACCGCGACCGTTTCGCCAAGCTGGCACGCCGCGATTCGCTGCCGCAGGTGCTCGAAGGCATTGCCGCGGCTAAGGCGGCAGGGCTCAAGGTCAAGCTCAACACCGTTGCACTCAAGGGTGAGAACGAGGACGAGATCCCCGATCTGATCGCTTGGGCGCACGGCCAGGGCCACGATCTCACACTGATCGAGGTCATGCCGCTGGGCGAGGTCGAGGAAGACCGCTTCGACCACTATCTGCCGCTGTCGGTGGTGCAGGAGAAGTTGGAGCAGCGCTGGACGCTGACGCCGAGCGGCCATCGCACCGGCGGCCCGGCGCGCTATTTCGATGTGGCGGAGACCGGCGGCCGGATCGGCCTGATCACGCCGCTGACCAACAATTTCTGCGACGGCTGCAATCGCATCCGCGTGACCGCGACCGGCCAGCTCTATGCCTGCCTCGGCGGCAACGAGCAGGTCGACCTGCGCGGCGCGCTGCGTTCGGCCGATCCGGAGACGGCGATCGCCGAAGCGCTCGACGTGGCGATGAAGATCAAGCCGGCGCGGCATCACTTCGCGATCGACCGGCCCGGCAGCGCCCCGGCGCTGGCCCGCCACATGTCGATGACCGGTGGCTAGACTCGTTTTTCTCGGAAGGCTGGAAGACATTGCCGGCGCGTCCGAACGGGATGTTCCCGGCGGGGCGTTGGCCGATGTGCTAGCAGCGCTCGATGCCGATCTCGCCGTGGCGCTGGGCGCCGACCGCATTCGGATCGCGCTGAACGGTACTTTGGTCGCGGACCGCTCGGGCGTGGTGCTGGGCGAGGGAGACGAGCTTGCCTTCCTGCCTCCGGTCAGCGGCGGCTGACATGAGCGCCCAGGTTCGCCTGCTGACCGAGCCTTTCGCTGCCGCGGCGGAACTGTCGGCCTTCACCGCGGCGCAGGCTTCGGCCGGCGGCATCGCCTCCTTCCTCGGTCAGGTGCGCAGCGGCGGCGGGGTCGAAGCACTCGAACTGCGCCACTACGGCCCGCTCACTCTGCCCGGTATGGAAGCCCTGGCCGAAGAGGCGCAGCGGCGCTGGGCGCTCGAAGGCCTGCTCATCCTCCACCGCAGCGGCGAGATGGCGCCGGGCGATCCGATCGTCCTCGTCGCCGCCGCCGCACGGCACCGCCGCGACGCTTTCGCCGCGGCCGAATTCGCCATGGATCACCTCAAGAGCGAGAGCTGGTTCTGGAAGCGCGAGAAGGTCGGCGGCGTCTGGAGCTGGATCGAACCGCGGCCCGTCGACTTCGAGGATGCGAAGCGCTGGGCGACAACCTAGCTCTTTGACGGAGGTCAAAGCCGCGGCGCACAAATAGCGGCATCAGGGTTCCAGTCCTCAGGAGGAACCCATGACCGAGTTCACCACCCGCGAAGCGCTCGCCCAGGTCGCCGAGATCAAAGCGGCCCCCCCATGTTCGTACCGAAATCGACCGCAGCTTCGAACTGCCGGTCGGGCTCTACGCCGCCACCGTAGCGCTCTACCTCGGCTTCATCGGGGTCATGGCCCTGAGCTTCATGAACCCCGAACTGGTCCTGCCGATGGTGATCTTCACGCTGTTCATCGTCGCCGGCTTCGGCACGCCGACGCTCTGGGTGCGGATGAATCCCGAGAAGACCCGCCATGCGATGAGCTACGGCACTTTCCGCCACCGCGGCATCCAGACCGCGACCGGCCATCTCGCCGGCGGCGCGGCGGCCGTGCAGGTGCTGATCCTGCCGGTGCTGATCTTCTGCTGGGGCGTGGCCGTCGCGGTGATCGCTGCGCTCGCCCGCTAAATCGCCAGTTCTCCCAACTGCGCGGGGGCAATCAGGGCGATCCCCCGCGCCCCTTTTCTTGCGATCGCACCCAGGGCCTCCAGTTCGCCGAGCTGGCGGCTGACCGTTTCGATCGTGAGACCCAGCATCGCCGCCATCTCGCCGCGGGTCAGCGGCAGGTCGAAGCTCTCGGCCGGATGGCAGGGCGAGTCGCTCGCCGCCCGCGCGAAGGCGAGAATCAGGCCGGCGACGCGCGCGGCGGCGGTCCTACGCCGCGATAGATCCAGCAGTTCGCGGGCATGGTGCAGTTCCTCCTGCGCGCGCTGCAGCAGGGCGATGCCCAGCGCCGGATGCCGCTCGACAGCCGCTTCGAGATGCGCGCGCGAGAACTGGCAAACCCGGCTCTCGGTCAGCGCGGTAACTTCGTAGCTCAGGAAGGGCGCGAACATCTCGCCGATGAAGCCCGCGGGATGGACTAGCGCCAGGATGGATTCGTTGCCCTCGGCATCGGTCGCGGCGACTTTGAGCGCGCCCTCGATCAAGGTGGCGCAGGCGGTGATTTCGTCGCCGGCGGCGAACAGCCGTTCGCCGCGTTTGAGTTCGCGCGTGCGGCCTAGCCGGGCGAGGGCCGAGCGCTCCCCCTCGGTCAGTGCGGCGCAGGCCGCCTTTGCCCGTACCGGGCAGGTATCGCAGGCGAGACTCAACCGCGCATCCTGCCGCGCAGCGATGCGAGGACCGTATCCTCATCGCCGACCAGCGCGGTAACCTGGTCGCGCGCCGCGACGATGGCATCGACACTGGCATGGTTGCCGGTCTCGGATGCAGCGATCGATTCGCTCGTATAGAGCTGGTCGAGCTCGGCCAGCGCCACCATGGCATCGCTGCGCGCTGATTCGAGATCGGACAGCGCGACGGTCGCGACCGACCAGCCCTCGCTACCCGGCGCGCCGCTGCCGCCCGAGGCAACCAGCCGCTCGGCATTGGCGCGCTTGGCGCCGAAGCGCTGGTGCGCGTCGCGCGCCTGGTCGACGAGCTGGGCCAGCCGCGTCGTCAGGACCGGACTGGCGGGAGCGGGCGGCGGGGGCGGCGTTTCGGGCGTCACCGGCCTGGCGCTTCCGCTTTGGCGCTCCACCGGGCGCCGGGCGAGCGAGGGATAGTCGTTGGCCGCGGCGCAAGCCGAAAGCGTTGCAACAAGGACGAGCGGCACTAGGACTTGAGAGGCGCGTGGCATGCCGCTGCCATAGCACGGCGCACACAGCGCGCGAGAGGCAAAGAGCTGCGCGACTCGGTTGACACCGGCCGGAGCTTCCACTAACGGCACCTCTCTTTCCGGCCCCCGCTGTCTGGTGGGTGCTTGGATATGTTGCCTTATGCCGCAGTCGCGGACGGGGCGGCCAGACAGATTTAGACAGGTAAGGGCATCATGTTCGCAGTAGTGCGCACGGGCGGCAAGCAGTACCGGGTTGCCGCCGGAGACAAGATCGCGGTCGAGAAGCTCGCTGGCGAAGCCGGCGACAAGATCACGCTGGGCGACGTGCTTCTGGCCGGCGCTGACGGCGAGATCGCCGATGCCGCTTCGGTCGTGGTTTCGGCTGAGATCATCGCTCAGGCGAAGTCCGAGAAGGTGATCGTCTTCAAGAAGCGCCGCCGGCACAACTATCGCCGTCGCAACGGCCATCGCCAGCAGCTCACCCTGCTGCGCATCCTCGCCGTCGGTGGCGAGGAAAAGAAGGCTGCCAAGAAGGCCGCTGCCCCCAAGGCTGAAGCCGCTGCTGCGCCCGAAGCGCCGGCGGCCGAGTAAGATCGGAGTAGTTCGAGATGGCACATAAGAAAGCAGGCGGCTCCTCGCGCAACGGTCGCGATTCGGCAGGCCGTCGCCTCGGCGTGAAGAAGTTCGGCGGTCAGGAAGTGATCGGCGGCAACATCATCATTCGCCAGCGCGGTACCCGCGTGTACCCGGGCGCCAACGTCGGCATGGGCAAGGATCACACCCTGTTCTCGCTCGTCGAAGGCCGCGTGCGATTCCACGAAGGCAAGCTTGGCCGCAAGTACGTGTCGGTAGACATGGCACAGGCAGCCGAATAACCGGATGGTCATTCATAGGGCCATCCTGACGGGATGGCCCCGCCGGTTTTTCCAACCGGCCGAATGAGGGAGAGGGCCCCGCCCGTCTCCCTCTTTTCGTCTCTCCCTCAGCACGCCTTCGTTCGAGCGCCGCAGACCGCGCGCGTCCGGACGAAAACCGTAACCTGCCTGTCACGATGGCGGCCTAGATGGCGGCCGTCGGGGGATGGCTGAGTTGGAGTTGAGACGATGTTCATCCGCAGCGAACGGCTGTTTTTACGGCCGGGCTGGCCCGAGGAGTGGGAAGATCTGCTGACCCTCATCGACGATGAGGATGTGGTCCGCAATCTCGCTCGCGCGCCCTGGCCCTATACCGCCGAGGATGCCAAGGCCTTCGCCAAGCGCGAGCATGATCGCGTTTTGCCGAACTTTTTCATCACTTTGCCCGGCAGCCAGGGTGCGCGCCTGATCGGCAGCGTCGGGCTCAGCCGCGACGGCGACGAGGTGCAGCTCGGCTACTGGATCGGTCGGCCTTACTGGGGTCAGGGCTATGCGACGGAGGCCGCGCGTGCGCTGCTCAGCCTCGCGCGCACGCTCGGTCACAAGCGACTGGTCGCCAGCCACTTCGTCGACAATCCCGCTTCCGGCCGGGTCCTGCACAAGCTCGGCTTTTGCCCGACCGGCGTGGTGCGCGACCGCTTCAGCCTGGGCCGCGGCGGCGATGCGCCGGCGCAGCTCCTGTCGCTGACGCTCGGCGAGCGCAGCGATTGCGATGACGATTTCAATGCCGCGATGCGAGCGGCCTGAGTTGGGGATGGCGAACGGAGAGCGCAGTGGCAGATATCAGGGCCCCGAAAGCCGCCCTGACTTGCCGCTGCGCTCTTCGCTATAGCCGACGATCAGTCCGGAACGATCGCGATCAGCGTGCGGTCGTCGTGGTTCCACGGATGGAAGCCGGGCAGGAAATAGGCCAGCCAGGCCGGGAATATCCGCCGCAGCACGCCGGGCTTCCACAGCAGGTAAGCGAACAACCGCGCTTTCACCCGCCAGCCGGTCAGCCCGTCCTGCGCCAGCAGCGCCAGCGCGTCGCGGATGCGATTACAGACGAAGTTCTGGGTTACCTTGAGCATGACCAGCGCCTTGACCTTCCAGCGTCGCCACCGGCTCCAGTCGCGCGTGGCGTGCAGATAGGTGTCGTAGGCGACGCCCTTGTGCTCGATCTCCTCGATCGCGTGCCAGCGCCACATCTCCGCGGACTCCGGATCGGCGCCGGCGAGGTATTCGGGATGGGTGAGGAACTCGTGCGCCATCATCGCGGTGAAGTGCTCGAGCGCCGTGGTCGCCGAGAGGTTGACAATGGCGGGGCGCCGTTTGGTCATCGCGATCCAGTCGGCGACGAAGGCGTCGATCGCGGTGAAGTCGTAGCCGGCATCGACGGCGGCGCGGTTGAAGCCGATGTGCTCGCGCGAGTGGTTGACTTCCTGGGCGATGAACCTGCGGATCTCTTCGGCGAGCAGCGGCGGCACGCCTTCGCGGAACGCCTTGACCGATTCGACAAAGAAGGCCTCACCGCGCGGGAACGTGGCGGACAGCGAATTGTACCAGGCGGTGGCAATGGGATCGTCGTTCAGCCACCAGTGCGGCTTGTCTTCGCGGTCGAAACGCCTGTCGCGTACGGTGATGGCAAGATCCGGCGGCGCCGGCGAAGCGGCCTCGGCGAGGGGAGTTTTGCCGATGGCATTCATGCCAATCTCCGTGGCATTAACTGACATAAATGTCAATAAACTAAGGGGCGCAAGGCCGATCTAGGAGGCTTTTATTCGAAGGGAAAGGGCTGCGCCTGCGTTATGCGAATGCTGCGCAATAGCGGCACAGAAACATTTTCTTGCGTGCCCTCTCAGCAAGTCTCCTCTAAGGGGCGCGACAGTGATATATGACCGTCACATTTCTGCTCGGTCATGGAACATCATGGGCTTGGCATTCGATGGCACCTCGCAAGCGTCTTCCCCAGCATGAAAGCCGTAGCGCGGCGCTCGAGGCGGCGCGTGCCCTGCTGATCGAGAGTGGTCCGCAGGCCGTCACGCTCAAGGCCGTCGCCGCCCGGATGGGCCGTACCCACGCCAACCTGCTCCACCATTTCGGTACGGCAGCGCAACTCCAGCGCTCGCTCGCCAGCTACCTCGCCGGCGCGATCTGCGGGACGATCGCCGAGGCCGTTCTGGCCAACCGCGCCGGGCTCGCCTCTGCGCGCGAGGTGGTGGACCTTACTTTCGATGCCTTCGATCGCGAGGGCGGCGGGGCACTGGCTTCATGGATGGCGCTCAACGGGAACCAGGATGCGCTCGATCCGATCGTCGAGGCGATCCACGACATGGTGGACGAACTCGACGCCTCGGGCGCGGGTATCCGCCGGGAGGTTACGCTTACCCTGTGCCTGTTGGCGCTGGGCGATGCGCAGATGGGCGGCGCGCTGACGAAGTCGCTGGGCCTGCCGGCGCACACCGCGCGCGACATGGCCGAACGCGTGCTGACCGACGCCGCCGAACGCGCAGGCACCCCTTCCGGGGCGGGCGCGATGTTGCCGGGCTAGGGCCTGGCGGAGCCCCGCTCTGCCGGGGCTATTCTCGGCCGCGCCTTTTTATCGCGAAGGGAATCGCGCGCATCTCCGTTGATTGGAATGGCCGCTCATCCGGTTGGGTTTCCGAGTGGCATGTCTCAATTGCGGGAACAGCCCATGATCAGAGTGATCGGCAACGCCGGCGGCATCGTCTTCGTATCGCTGGTCGCCTGGTACATATGGCTGTTCTACTTAGGCTGACGAACGGAACGCGAACCGGCTCTTCCTAGGCCTTACCGAGCTCCAGCCACTTCGGCGCCAGGGCGTCGTCGATGTCTTCCACGCGCAGGTGGTCCACCGCCAGGGCGAACTCCGGATAGGCAACACGCTGGCGCGCAGGGTCCGATTTCGCCAGTGGTACGACCAGGAGCCGGCGATTCACCTTCTGCCGCCAGTTCATCCGGGCGGTGTTTTCTTGGCCGACGTAGCAGCCCTTCGAGAAGCTCACGCCGTTGAGCTCGACCGCGTTGCATTCGAGCCAGAGCGTCGCGTCGTTGCCGAGCTCGCCTCGGCCTTCGGTGACGCCGAGCGAAAGGCGATGCGCGCGCCATTCCTCGTCGGCGGCTTCGTCATCGGGATCGACCGGCGCGATCCAGCGCTCGCCGAGCGCATGGAGCCGCGGGTCGGCGGCGGCGCCGTCGCCCTCGTGCGGGCGCCAGTGGACGGCAAGCCCGTCGTCGCGGGTGATCGCGATGCGCCGGCGCAGGCGGTAGATCGACAGCCGCTTGACCAGCGCGTCGGCCGCTTCGGCCTCGCAATCGAGCAGCAGGTCCTGGCCCGAGGGCCAGACGATGAAGTCGAACAGCGCCTTGCCTTGCGGGGTGAGCAAGCCCGCCCAGACCGGCAACTTGCCTGTCACGTCGTTGGTGATCAGGCCCTGGAGGAATTCGCCGACGTCCTCCTCCTGATCCAGCGGTGAGACACGGACGATGGCGCGGGAGAACAGTCGGGTTGCGGTCATCGGCAGAAACTGGCGACTGCGAGGCCACTTGGCAATCTAGGCCCTCAAAGGAATTCTACGCGGGCGTAAATTCGATGGGCAGGCCGCGAATGCCCCAGACACCCGGAAACGGCCGCCAGCCCAACGGCCCCGGCGATCTGGGTTTGGTGATCCGCTGGGCGATCAGGTGCAGCCCCTCGGCCAACTGCGCGCGGGCGATGAACTGGCCCAGGCAGATATGCGCACCGAGCGCAAAGCCGAGGTGCGGATGATCCTGCCGGCGGTCGGGATCGAACGCGTCTGCATCGGCGATTGTCGTGCCATCGCGGCCGGCGATGGCCCAGGGGAACCAGAGCACGGTCCCCGTGGGTATCGCCACGTCGCGGTAGGCGATGTCGGCGGTGACCAACCGGTTGGTCGTCGTGGTAGAGTGGAAGCGCATCGTCTCGTCGAGCACTTTGCCGCAGAAGGCCAGGTCCTCGGCGCAGCGGGCATAGATCTCGGGCCGGCCGACCAGCTCGTACATCGTCAGCGTCAGCACGTTCTTCGAGGTGTCGAAGCCGGCGACGATCAGGAAGATCAGCAGGTCGGCCAGCTCGCGCAGCGATAGGCCGCCGTCGGACTTGGCTTGGAGCAGCAGGTCGAGCAGGTCGGCCTCGTCGCCGTCCTGCCAGCCTTTCTCACGGGCGGCGATGAGGTCGAGGACGAAAGCGTCGATCACTCCGGTGGCCGCTTCCAGCTCCGGCAGGAAACGCGGGTCCATCGAGACGCTGAGGCCGAGGTCCTCCATCGACTTGCGCAGCGCCGGGATCGCTGCGGGCGGCGCGCCGATCAGGCGGCAGGTCACCGTCACCGGGAACCACGAGGCGAAGGTCTCGAAATCAAACGCGCCCTTCGGTGCCCACTCGTCGAGCAGCCGCGCGATCACCTCACGCATCAGCGGGCGGTGGAGGTTGGCCTTGCGCGGGGTGAAGGCGGGGGCGAGGATATCGCGCAGCCGCTTGTGCTCGGGCCCGGCGCGGCTGAGGATATGCGCCTCCTGGAACCGCGCCCACTGCGTACCGCGCGCACCCATCAGGTCGACCATCTGGTCGTAGGGCGTGCGCATCGATACCTCCATCGCCATCAGGTCGCGCACGGCGCGGTAGTTGGTGACGACGAAGCCGAGGTTCGAATGGGCCAACCAGGGATGCGTGGTGCGCGCCGCGTCGAAATGGGGGAAAGGGTTCGCGGCGAAGCCCGGCTCCTCCATCGCCAGGTGCGGCAGGGCCAATTCGGTGATGGCTTGCATGGTTGTCCCGGCCTCGTCTTGTCCGAGTGGAATCGATCATAGTGCCGGCAGGGCGGCAAGCGGCGATTCTGGATGCTTCGTGGCGATCGTTGCGAACTGTACGGCTAGAAGGTGTCGCATTGGCTGCTAGGCTGCGGGGTGGGAGAAGAGGCATGCAGTTCGAGGTTCTCGCCACAGGCTATTGTTTTCTCGAAGCGCCGCGCGTCGCCGGCGAGCATGTCTGGTTCACCGACCTGCTGCTCGGCGGCGTTCACCGATTGTCGCCCAGCGGCAAGGTCGACACCTTCCTGCCCGAGCGCCACCATGTCGGCGGCCTTGCGGTCAACGCCGACGGCCGGATCATCTGCGGCGGGCCGGGCGGGCTGGTTTGGCTCGATCCTGCGACCGGCCGCTCGGGCGTGCTGCTAGACACGATCGACGGCGAGCCGTTCACCGGCGCCAATGA
The window above is part of the Novosphingobium sp. G106 genome. Proteins encoded here:
- a CDS encoding Rossmann fold domain-containing protein, with the protein product MALLRVGALPDEALAAAAEFHAVVLPRVLAELQGAKTLTLVFAPADHTHRAWRLAAVQGLARQHAPVRVNALAGDDEAAIGAALSYLDKAEGVTGQYLLLDGNGAVALLSRQDDQ
- the moaA gene encoding GTP 3',8-cyclase MoaA; translation: MTNKAPLIDQFARRISYLRLSVTDRCDLRCAYCMPERQVFLPKSEVLTLDEMHDLALGFIDRGITKLRLTGGEPLVRRDVIDLIQALGRKVGDGLDELTLTTNGTRLAEFADRLAAFGVRRINVSLDTLDRDRFAKLARRDSLPQVLEGIAAAKAAGLKVKLNTVALKGENEDEIPDLIAWAHGQGHDLTLIEVMPLGEVEEDRFDHYLPLSVVQEKLEQRWTLTPSGHRTGGPARYFDVAETGGRIGLITPLTNNFCDGCNRIRVTATGQLYACLGGNEQVDLRGALRSADPETAIAEALDVAMKIKPARHHFAIDRPGSAPALARHMSMTGG
- a CDS encoding MoaD/ThiS family protein, whose amino-acid sequence is MARLVFLGRLEDIAGASERDVPGGALADVLAALDADLAVALGADRIRIALNGTLVADRSGVVLGEGDELAFLPPVSGG
- a CDS encoding molybdenum cofactor biosynthesis protein MoaE, with product MSAQVRLLTEPFAAAAELSAFTAAQASAGGIASFLGQVRSGGGVEALELRHYGPLTLPGMEALAEEAQRRWALEGLLILHRSGEMAPGDPIVLVAAAARHRRDAFAAAEFAMDHLKSESWFWKREKVGGVWSWIEPRPVDFEDAKRWATT
- a CDS encoding Crp/Fnr family transcriptional regulator, which encodes MSLACDTCPVRAKAACAALTEGERSALARLGRTRELKRGERLFAAGDEITACATLIEGALKVAATDAEGNESILALVHPAGFIGEMFAPFLSYEVTALTESRVCQFSRAHLEAAVERHPALGIALLQRAQEELHHARELLDLSRRRTAAARVAGLILAFARAASDSPCHPAESFDLPLTRGEMAAMLGLTIETVSRQLGELEALGAIARKGARGIALIAPAQLGELAI
- the rplU gene encoding 50S ribosomal protein L21 codes for the protein MFAVVRTGGKQYRVAAGDKIAVEKLAGEAGDKITLGDVLLAGADGEIADAASVVVSAEIIAQAKSEKVIVFKKRRRHNYRRRNGHRQQLTLLRILAVGGEEKKAAKKAAAPKAEAAAAPEAPAAE
- the rpmA gene encoding 50S ribosomal protein L27: MAHKKAGGSSRNGRDSAGRRLGVKKFGGQEVIGGNIIIRQRGTRVYPGANVGMGKDHTLFSLVEGRVRFHEGKLGRKYVSVDMAQAAE
- a CDS encoding GNAT family N-acetyltransferase, yielding MFIRSERLFLRPGWPEEWEDLLTLIDDEDVVRNLARAPWPYTAEDAKAFAKREHDRVLPNFFITLPGSQGARLIGSVGLSRDGDEVQLGYWIGRPYWGQGYATEAARALLSLARTLGHKRLVASHFVDNPASGRVLHKLGFCPTGVVRDRFSLGRGGDAPAQLLSLTLGERSDCDDDFNAAMRAA
- a CDS encoding metal-dependent hydrolase; the encoded protein is MNAIGKTPLAEAASPAPPDLAITVRDRRFDREDKPHWWLNDDPIATAWYNSLSATFPRGEAFFVESVKAFREGVPPLLAEEIRRFIAQEVNHSREHIGFNRAAVDAGYDFTAIDAFVADWIAMTKRRPAIVNLSATTALEHFTAMMAHEFLTHPEYLAGADPESAEMWRWHAIEEIEHKGVAYDTYLHATRDWSRWRRWKVKALVMLKVTQNFVCNRIRDALALLAQDGLTGWRVKARLFAYLLWKPGVLRRIFPAWLAYFLPGFHPWNHDDRTLIAIVPD
- a CDS encoding TetR family transcriptional regulator → MAPRKRLPQHESRSAALEAARALLIESGPQAVTLKAVAARMGRTHANLLHHFGTAAQLQRSLASYLAGAICGTIAEAVLANRAGLASAREVVDLTFDAFDREGGGALASWMALNGNQDALDPIVEAIHDMVDELDASGAGIRREVTLTLCLLALGDAQMGGALTKSLGLPAHTARDMAERVLTDAAERAGTPSGAGAMLPG
- a CDS encoding folate-binding protein YgfZ → MTATRLFSRAIVRVSPLDQEEDVGEFLQGLITNDVTGKLPVWAGLLTPQGKALFDFIVWPSGQDLLLDCEAEAADALVKRLSIYRLRRRIAITRDDGLAVHWRPHEGDGAAADPRLHALGERWIAPVDPDDEAADEEWRAHRLSLGVTEGRGELGNDATLWLECNAVELNGVSFSKGCYVGQENTARMNWRQKVNRRLLVVPLAKSDPARQRVAYPEFALAVDHLRVEDIDDALAPKWLELGKA
- a CDS encoding cytochrome P450, with the protein product MQAITELALPHLAMEEPGFAANPFPHFDAARTTHPWLAHSNLGFVVTNYRAVRDLMAMEVSMRTPYDQMVDLMGARGTQWARFQEAHILSRAGPEHKRLRDILAPAFTPRKANLHRPLMREVIARLLDEWAPKGAFDFETFASWFPVTVTCRLIGAPPAAIPALRKSMEDLGLSVSMDPRFLPELEAATGVIDAFVLDLIAAREKGWQDGDEADLLDLLLQAKSDGGLSLRELADLLIFLIVAGFDTSKNVLTLTMYELVGRPEIYARCAEDLAFCGKVLDETMRFHSTTTTNRLVTADIAYRDVAIPTGTVLWFPWAIAGRDGTTIADADAFDPDRRQDHPHLGFALGAHICLGQFIARAQLAEGLHLIAQRITKPRSPGPLGWRPFPGVWGIRGLPIEFTPA